tcacacagttttgcacaccatccaccgttgttttgatcagtctggtaagcttcccagggaagctgttctcgtccataattttccatagctctacgcggtctatactgtcgtatgccgccttgaaatcaacgaacagatggtgcgttgggacctggtattcccggcatttttgaaggatttgccgtacagtaaagatctggtccgttgtcgagcggccgtcaacgaagcccacgaactcgttcactaatggtgacagacgatggaagatgatctgggatatcactttgaaggcggcattaaggatggtgatcgctcgaaagttctcacactccagtttgtcgcctttcttgtagatggggcatataaccccttccttccactcctccggtagctgttcggtttcccagattctgactattagtttgtgcaggcaagtggccagcttttccgggcccatcttgatgagctcagctccgataccatccttaccagctgctttattggtctttagctgttgaatggcatccttaacttccctcaaggtgggagctggttggcttccatcgtccgctgaactgacgtagtcatctcctccgctgccttgactttcactgcctgtactctcagcgccattcagatgttcctcgtagtgctgcttccacctttcgatcaccacacgttcgtccatcaagatgctcccatccttatcccggcacatttcggctcgcggcacgaagcctttgcgggatgcgttgagcttctggtagaacttgcgtgtttcttccGACTATCACTTATAAGTATAACAAGGATAGTAAAAACAAGAGTAcatagatcttactccgtaacacAACACGTAAAGGTGTCTGCCCAGCGTTACGGGAATGACATTTCCATAAAAGCTGCAGTTTTACGGAAAACTAATATTAAATGTTATTACCACAATGCTGTAGAACTTGCTTCAAAATCGTTATTTAAATTATGTACGTTATTTTGTGTGACAACTGTAACTGTAACCTGTAATACTCACTACCTGTTCCCCTGACGCCTGACTGACCCAACAAATAActtcctcaatatccaactccttGGTGCTTATGAGGGTGttgctaagtcggtggcctatTCTCCACATTGATGGTTGCTAAGTTCCACATTCTCCCTAATTATGTTAAgttaaagatgggcgtggccagaaATCGTGATCCTCATGCCtttgttatttttatctttTCTTGATTACTGATAGCATTttagataaggatttcaaaagaaaaacacgaGTATCACGAGTATCTAATCTACGAATTACATCGAAACAATGACAATGCAATTTGTAGGCAAGGCCACTACCTGTTAGTAAACTTCACACAAAAAATACCTATTTGGTAacttttctgcaactgaaagttaCTATTTGGTCACCTTTTTGTCATCGTCATGGAAACATGTGGCGAGCGCCAGCTATGTTAAACTTTCATGTCAGAACACCCTTTAGTAAACAAATTTACGTGTCAAATGCAAAATTCCCAGAActtatgaaaataattttaaaccaTATCACTCAATAACAACAACATTGTGACAGAGCCAAAAAAAAACAGCGTAAACGGGTAAACAACTTCTGATTACCTAATATGAAATGGAAATAAAAGCACAATCAATTATTCTTTTAATcgttttgcttttcttttcCACATTTAATTGCCGTCTGTAGCCATATCCCTTAATGATTCTGCTACTTACCTGTTTTGTTGTTCTTTAGCGCTTTCTGTTTACGCTACCAATCAAAATATCAATTACGGAGAAGTCTgttcaaacaaaaatttaaaaattgttttgaaaagtAAGTTCTATAACAATTGATAGTACGCCTTGTCTCACGTGCACAAATCGTCTGACGAGTGTTGGATTTGGTAGATGAATAACGTGAAGGGAGAGCATTACTGCTTGGTAGAACAGTATGTAAGTACTATGTAAGTATGGGCACCACCCGAGTAATGCTTGAgtgcaaatttaaaattttatttgcttttgtAAGATAACATTGTTTGATTACTCAATCTAATTTCGTCAGCCGATAGATTTCAaatctgaaattatttcagctACCAGTAAAATAATGATAAAGTAATCCGTCATTCATGATGTGTCAAACTATTCAGAATTCAATTCTTAATTATGCATTGGAAAGTACCTCTAAAATGCTGACTCAGATTTCAAAACAGCTAACACCAAAACAAAATTACAATTTACTTCCATTACTAGGCTTTACTCGGGTAGGTGTACCCACCAAGCGCCACGTACCGCACAGGATGGTAGAACATTGTTTATTGCTGCCGGCTTGCCGCCTGTCTGCTCACAATTCCTCCTCGTCTGAATCCGACGATGGTTTCAATTTACTCATTTGCTGCCGCTTAGGCTGATAAAGTTATTTGTACTACCCGTCCAGCCGCATCCGACTCAAACGCGTTACAACCCTCGAAGAGATCGGATCGGAATCTAGTTGCAACGTCTTGAATATTCTGAATAAAATCGTGTTCGAGGACAACTTCAGTTGCTTGTACAAATTTTGCTGTGATATCGCAAGCTATTAGTGTCTGTCATTTTTCAAGAAGAGACTCTCCAGTTTTTAACACAAAGATGGGACTTCGTTTTTTGTTGCTTTCCAGTTCCAACAGTGCTAATGATGGACGACGCAAAATCAACTCGAAGAGAAAAGTAAATATCATATATGTAAAAGTGATGAGTAGTTATCAACCATTAATGTGATTTGCTGATTAGTCGATTAGTCGGATTCTGATTCAAAAATCCTGAATCAACAACTGGGAAAACCAAACCTTCTCGATGAAACGTAAAATATTGCCAACATAACCGAAATATTCTAAAGCGATTGATAAGCCGACAGCTACTGCAAAAGCGGTTATCAACTCAAGTTGTTAGTGATTATTGGCTTTCTTCAGTTTTCAGTGTTAGGAATGACACTTGCGATGTTTCTATTTGCATTCATGGAATCTAACATCTATTGATGGCTTTATTTGGACCAGTCAATAAAGTGAAAAGCAGAATGATTCTAATTCTGTACAGTTTGTATTTGCTTGACCTTctaacaattttatttattctacaaGATAACACCATTTTCACGTGGCCTGGCAAATAGATGCCAGGtttgtgaaatgatttagatttttttctttttcaaaactttttgctacaatttaatacaaaattcaattattttgcaGATTTTTGAGATAGTTGTACCCAATTATTCGTAGAATTGCATTTCAAAgcttttttcataatttcatattGTTTCATTTAGCAGAAGAAGTGTCAATATCAATTGAAgtgtaaaaaataaataccCAGTTCAGAGCAGATGTTCCACTGTACGTCACACAACGTCTGAGCTTTAGCCAGCAAATAATTGTCCAGCCTAATCTCAGTGCACGCATGTGCACTTGGCAACACCCTCGTCAGCTGAGAATGGCTTTGCTGCACTCAAATGTGATAATAGTGCGTATGTGTGTACGTGACTTACTTCGTGCGAACAAGGGACTAAAGAACTCAAACGTGACTCTGTATGTTTAGATGTTTGGTTTGGATCGGACTGGTCATCACTTGATCAAGGATTATCGCCTGTCATAGTTTAGAGCAGAACAGATGTTCAAATCCTCGAACACCGTGTCTGTATATTTAACCGGCTCTTATCAAGGCTCCAGACTAGGACAAGTGGAAATTTTCTCGCTCATCTGGACTGCACCGGCTGTTTTGTTTGCTAAATAATCCGTGGATGGATTATGATAGTAATATAGTTAGTTAGTAACAGGAtgcaataaaattgtttttctgttcatAGACGAGAAATGTACTCCAATCAATAGTTATTGGATTACATGTTGTTTGTTGTAACTAACGCAAGCGTTTTATCAACTCGACTACCATAGACGCAAAACTGGATTGCACTTTCGGTTGATAACATGATTGCTCACAGTCTGCACTCTTCTATTTCTACATGAAAAGGGTAACGAACTAATCAATTGTATTTTTCTCTCCACTATTTTCAGAACATGGAAGGCTCAGGCGATGGATCACCTCAATCATCTATGTGCATGGTGAAGGCGGCTGAGCTTTTCCCCAAACCAGTACTCGAAAAAGAGGAGGAAAAGCTCACCGTCCGATTCAACGAATGTAAGTACTTTTAAACCATTATTTCTATGAATCTGTGAATATTTATCGCATTCAAAACCCAAAACATCAGTACCCGGCGAATCCGTCAAATATCTCGGTCAAACGGATGACGGCATTCTAGCACTGTCCAACTATCGTTTGTTCCTGCTGAAGAACACTACCGGGGCAGAAACGTCCGTACCTCTAGGATTGATCGAGTCTACGCAGATCCGTGATCTGTTTCACCTGACAGCCAACTGCAAAGACGCTAGTACAGTAAAGTGAGTCCTACACATTCCGACCTGATTCCCCCTCCAACCAACAACTAACCCAATCTTTTACACCAGATGCTCATTTTCAACGTCGGAACAATGCTCCGAGTGGCAGCGACGGATATCCTTATCGATTGGCGTTCCGGAGACGCTCGAATCACTGTTTGCCTTTCCATTCCACGCGTGGGCTTCGGAGCTGCCAACGCTCAACCAGGATAACGAATGGTACGGTCGGCTACAGCGGGTCGGTAATTACGACGACGACTTCCGGAAAGAAGTAGAACGCCTACAGTTTGACCTGCAGGGAGCTTGGCGAATAAGTCATGCTAATGCAGAATTCAAACTGTGTCCTTCGTACCCAAGACTGCTGCTCGTTCCAGCCTGTATATCAGACGATACCCTACAGAATGTCGCGAGCTTTCGAAGTTCCAGACGAATTCCTGCGGTAGTGTGGAGGCATGAGCGCACTGGGGCCGTTATCGCCCGCTGCAGTCAGCCGGAAGTCGGTTGGCTTGGCTGGAGAAACTCCAAGGATGAACAACTGCTGAAAGCTCTCTCAGACGCGTGTGCATTTGACCGTGGAACACAAGACTCCAGAACTCGTCTCAACTCAACAGCGTCTAGCGAAAGCAGCCCTCCGAGCCCGGAAGGCAGTCACGAGGAAGTAGAGATGGAGGAACCCAAGAAGATTTTGATCGTTGATGCGCGATCGTACGCTTCGGCAGTAACGAATCGCGCACGTGGTGGTGGCTGCGAATGTCCCGAGTACTACCCAAGTGCTGAGATCCAGTTCATGAGTCTTGGCAATATTCATGTGATTAGGAAAAGTTTCCATACGCTGCGACAGCTTTGTGCGTCGCAGCCGGATATACCAAAGTAAGTATTTCGAAAACGGAACATCATCCGGTGAATTGTATTTATTAAACTCATATTCGTTACAGTTGGTTGAGTTTACTGGAGCGCACCGCGTGGCTACAGCACATGTCCGGGCTTCTGGCTGCGTCAATGGTCGTATGCCACGCGATTGAACGTAACGGGCGGCCAGTATTGGTGCACTGCTCCGACGGTTGGGATCGTACACCTCAAATCGTAGCCACAGCTCAACTTTGTCTTGATCCGTACTATCGCACGATCGAAGGCTTCCGGGTATTGGTCGAACGGGAATGGCTCAGTTTTGGGCATAAGTTCTCTGATCGGCTTGGACATGGTCCCGGATCCGACGAAACTAACGAACGTTGTCCGGTGTTTCTACAATGGCTAGACTGTGTCCACCAAATCCATCGACAGTTCCCGTGTAGTTTTGAATTCGATATGGGTTACCTGGTAGGTTTCACAGCATCGCGATCTACGTCACGGAAAATTAATACAAATGTTATTCTTCCTCAGATTAAATTGGCACAACACTCACATTCTTGCCTGTTTGGTACGTTCCTATGCAACACTGTAAAGGAACGCCTGGAGAATACCGTACCGGATCGTACTTTTTCGGTGTGGCCTTTCCTTTCGGGACCGATGTACAAGAATCACCTATACGTGCCGAATCGGGAACGGGTTTTGTGGCCTGCACATAGTGTAAGAGATTTGAGACTGTGGACTGAAGTTTATTTGGGAAGTTGGGGTGGCAATCAAGGATCGGCCGATTATCCGGCCAACGGCGATACGTTGGCAGGCCAAGAACTGAACGGTTCAATGACAAAAACTCGCTCATACGGAGATTTAATGACTGGAGTGAACGCTGGTGGCTTGACCAGAAGGTCAAGTGATCCAAACATGACTGTCGATTCCAGGTAAATATGAAACTATCTTTTGTCGCGGAATGCTCTCTAACATTATTTTCCACAGTATTCTCGCTGGATCTCTAAGCCTCTCTCAGGAGAACTCGATCGATTCCAATATGTCATCAGATCGGGAAGTGTCGCCCGATTTGATCGATCATAATACCAGCTCACTGGCCATGATCCAGCACACCACTCAAAAGCTACAAAGTCTTACTCAGGAGCTTAACCAGTCCGACGAGGAGCTGGAGAACAACATCAAAAACACGAAGCGGGGGCCGACTCCGATGGCGACGGCCACCGATAGCAGCACTACTGTGTCTAGTCTTTTTATTAATGGAAATAGTGATAGTTATAACTTCAAACCAATTGTTCCTGAACAGCCGACCGTGGCCATAGCTCCTCAGTCGAGTACACCGCCGCCCCAGCACAGGCACCTGATGAACGACATTGACGAAAATACATCGAGGATCGTCAAAATCGAGAGCTACCTGGAGGCGACGGATGTGGTCGACGGGCAACGAGTAGGGCTGCGGATCGCAAAGCCCATTCCTGCCACCGATGTGAACGGGTTGGGTTCGGCCGACATGATGGAGAGTGTAGACTTGAGCGGTAATTTAAATAGTGTTTTCAAGTTTATCAAACACTTTCTGCGAAGACACATCTGATAGTGTGACCAATGTGTGGAACAGGTTATCAATTTTATCCGACTCCGATGCACCGGTTCGAATCTTAATGGGTGGCTTCGGACGGTCGGACTGTCGACTAGCAAGGCTTACTTCCTGGTTTAGCGATGCACGGTGCTTGCGCTTTGTGCGCAGAGAAAACTGTGACGCCGGCTGATGGCTTTCTGACCTCTCTGGAGAAGCGCTTGATAAGGAAGTGTTCCGTATGAGCAGGTCCTTTAGAAAGCGAGATCGGTTGGTTGGTGTTGTGTATGTAGATGGTTGCGCTTCGAAGAAAGGAGATTTATTTCGCTTTATTATCCATGATATTATAAACATTCTTATCAACGATGGTTCCTACGTTATTTGTACGGTACAGACAGTGAGTACACATATATACAAAGTATATAATCTTCTGGATTTGCTTTTTATTGTTATGCAATGTGAGTGAGTGGTAATTATCATCTTCCAGGATGCAGACAAATTATAAAGTtcgtgttataatgaatatctAACCAATGGCAATTTATACTATAATAAAGAAACATTCACAAACAAATAACGTTCAAGATTCAGAAGAGATATCCGAAACGGCTCGACTGTTGCTGACTGTTGTTGGTCCTGTAGGATAACATGCGTATCATAATAATGTTGCTTGTCTGTAGTTTATCGATTGTCGCAATAATTCTTACCCAAATTCTCCTATCTCGTTCAGAACCCCACTTGAACTATCGTTTAATCGATGATGTAAGTAATTTCAACTAGTCATTAACAAAGTACTGTCCAAATGACTGTGCTCCTTCCGCACATACTTCTGCAACTCAATTAACTACTTAATGGCCACCGAACGCGGAAAACGAGAGAAAGTCAACATGATAAAACGGCAAATTCTCTGGGTTCAGGacaaaaatcatgaaaatgctATTTGCCATAAAGTTACATTTATAAATATCCAAACTTCCAATGACGTTGCTATGGGAAGGATATCTACGTTGGTTGTATTCCTATTCCCGTTTCCAATGTCCCTTACTCAGATGCACCAATTCCGAATGAGAAGTACgcattattttgttttataataTAGGTTTTGGAAAAAGGAATAACTTCCAATTATTATTATTCGGTTATACTCTGTTTTGCTTGCTGAATTGCAAAGTTCTCTCAACTCAAGGAGATCGTTGTAtgcaaattaaatatttattttaaaacagtGAAAGAGAAGCAAATAATCACATGTTTTTAAAATCCAGATCGGGAAATCGGGAAATATTCGAAAGACTATGCGGGTAATGCGGAAAAAGTCGGAAATTTCTTGAAACTTTACAAAAAATCGGGATAGAAATGTCACAAAGTATTCATTTTATTATATCACTAGCAGACCAGACGaatttcgtttcgcctaaaattaatatattctctGATAaaatctcgagttatgaagaaattggtgttttatGTGTTTGGGATTC
The nucleotide sequence above comes from Armigeres subalbatus isolate Guangzhou_Male chromosome 3, GZ_Asu_2, whole genome shotgun sequence. Encoded proteins:
- the LOC134220025 gene encoding myotubularin-related protein 3 isoform X1; this encodes MVLHNIISSILFGGLEITKYLGLNTVVLKNMEGSGDGSPQSSMCMVKAAELFPKPVLEKEEEKLTVRFNELPGESVKYLGQTDDGILALSNYRLFLLKNTTGAETSVPLGLIESTQIRDLFHLTANCKDASTVKCSFSTSEQCSEWQRRISLSIGVPETLESLFAFPFHAWASELPTLNQDNEWYGRLQRVGNYDDDFRKEVERLQFDLQGAWRISHANAEFKLCPSYPRLLLVPACISDDTLQNVASFRSSRRIPAVVWRHERTGAVIARCSQPEVGWLGWRNSKDEQLLKALSDACAFDRGTQDSRTRLNSTASSESSPPSPEGSHEEVEMEEPKKILIVDARSYASAVTNRARGGGCECPEYYPSAEIQFMSLGNIHVIRKSFHTLRQLCASQPDIPNWLSLLERTAWLQHMSGLLAASMVVCHAIERNGRPVLVHCSDGWDRTPQIVATAQLCLDPYYRTIEGFRVLVEREWLSFGHKFSDRLGHGPGSDETNERCPVFLQWLDCVHQIHRQFPCSFEFDMGYLIKLAQHSHSCLFGTFLCNTVKERLENTVPDRTFSVWPFLSGPMYKNHLYVPNRERVLWPAHSVRDLRLWTEVYLGSWGGNQGSADYPANGDTLAGQELNGSMTKTRSYGDLMTGVNAGGLTRRSSDPNMTVDSSILAGSLSLSQENSIDSNMSSDREVSPDLIDHNTSSLAMIQHTTQKLQSLTQELNQSDEELENNIKNTKRGPTPMATATDSSTTVSSLFINGNSDSYNFKPIVPEQPTVAIAPQSSTPPPQHRHLMNDIDENTSRIVKIESYLEATDVVDGQRVGLRIAKPIPATDVNGLGSADMMESVDLSGKSPSPPPPTVVPISPQHATAGGNLWHGSVETSTDTLVPLDQYSSPKRIIQLSESSGEDDGPSRIVKDVKEDDGDDEDEEDGGYNRENSISLDLASNGRHDEIHEDLAAGRSGFATSTTLNTTQTGDSNGCDLFSDSMDKDRKKYNQGSEINQTPIPKDQTDSGRVRNVVADLHRVPAQSVSLVNGSVANYSKLRSSNPMDESIIMQPQFQHLEINGKSSTSENSIQHQSQISHQHQSQQQHTSSHYQPQNQRRRRNSSNSKNDMSPNKPTNGSISPSATNSRFSTPGARSLPLTPPSVPFSIQTPPAAALSCPDGLAHALSEQNLRLQQIVYENRLREEALQRELYATRLALLEKTCHHCSNQQYGNDDPVNDNCTSCYNVRIDPNVITQMVEYSIDEEKVNKVGISELDDAYDSYSNTEPNLTITMLMMTSATEDRDLLHFDYQNDEIDLVDRGEKGMRQYWKRYREQSSHTQRISTTIRRVLERVRFKRNRGDGFDESESLASLVDSMNENASNCSWEAVDERSAPSSGANSSQQITGSVLWVPDHAVSRCTTCQTEFWLGRRKHHCRSCGQIFCADCSEYWAPLSDGKTVRLCEPCYQTVCGKMTNSHQPSTSGSVIVNNTTTNNYNSNSMNGSVLVATKQHNASSSSCVNQLSSSSNHATHVLMTTVSTAPVSGVPKNLEHCKHIVTAVTSTSCGVSANSGSDREACKATTATN
- the LOC134220025 gene encoding myotubularin-related protein 3 isoform X5, coding for MVLHNIISSILFGGLEITKYLGLNTVVLKNMEGSGDGSPQSSMCMVKAAELFPKPVLEKEEEKLTVRFNELPGESVKYLGQTDDGILALSNYRLFLLKNTTGAETSVPLGLIESTQIRDLFHLTANCKDASTVKCSFSTSEQCSEWQRRISLSIGVPETLESLFAFPFHAWASELPTLNQDNEWYGRLQRVGNYDDDFRKEVERLQFDLQGAWRISHANAEFKLCPSYPRLLLVPACISDDTLQNVASFRSSRRIPAVVWRHERTGAVIARCSQPEVGWLGWRNSKDEQLLKALSDACAFDRGTQDSRTRLNSTASSESSPPSPEGSHEEVEMEEPKKILIVDARSYASAVTNRARGGGCECPEYYPSAEIQFMSLGNIHVIRKSFHTLRQLCASQPDIPNWLSLLERTAWLQHMSGLLAASMVVCHAIERNGRPVLVHCSDGWDRTPQIVATAQLCLDPYYRTIEGFRVLVEREWLSFGHKFSDRLGHGPGSDETNERCPVFLQWLDCVHQIHRQFPCSFEFDMGYLIKLAQHSHSCLFGTFLCNTVKERLENTVPDRTFSVWPFLSGPMYKNHLYVPNRERVLWPAHSVRDLRLWTEVYLGSWGGNQGSADYPANGDTLAGQELNGSMTKTRSYGDLMTGVNAGGLTRRSSDPNMTVDSSILAGSLSLSQENSIDSNMSSDREVSPDLIDHNTSSLAMIQHTTQKLQSLTQELNQSDEELENNIKNTKRGPTPMATATDSSTTVSSLFINGNSDSYNFKPIVPEQPTVAIAPQSSTPPPQHRHLMNDIDENTSRIVKIESYLEATDVVDGQRVGLRIAKPIPATDVNGLGSADMMESVDLSGKSPSPPPPTVVPISPQHATAGGNLWHGSVETSTDTLVPLDQYSSPKRIIQLSESSGEDDGPSRIVKDVKEDDGDDEDEEDGGYNRENSISLDLASNGRHDEIHEDLAAGRSGFATSTTLNTTQTGDSNGCDLFSDSMDKDRKYNQGSEINQTPIPKDQTDSGRVRNVVADLHRVPAQSVSLVNGSVANYSKLRSSNPMDESIIMQPQFQHLEINGKSSTSENSIQHQSQISHQHQSQQQHTSSHYQPQNQRRRRNSSNSKNDMSPNKPTNGSISPSATNSRFSTPGARSLPLTPPSVPFSIQTPPAAALSCPDGLAHALSEQNLRLQQIVYENRLREEALQRELYATRLALLEKTCHHCSNQQYGNDDPASLVDSMNENASNCSWEAVDERSAPSSGANSSQQITGSVLWVPDHAVSRCTTCQTEFWLGRRKHHCRSCGQIFCADCSEYWAPLSDGKTVRLCEPCYQTVCGKMTNSHQPSTSGSVIVNNTTTNNYNSNSMNGSVLVATKQHNASSSSCVNQLSSSSNHATHVLMTTVSTAPVSGVPKNLEHCKHIVTAVTSTSCGVSANSGSDREACKATTATN
- the LOC134220025 gene encoding myotubularin-related protein 3 isoform X4; protein product: MVLHNIISSILFGGLEITKYLGLNTVVLKNMEGSGDGSPQSSMCMVKAAELFPKPVLEKEEEKLTVRFNELPGESVKYLGQTDDGILALSNYRLFLLKNTTGAETSVPLGLIESTQIRDLFHLTANCKDASTVKCSFSTSEQCSEWQRRISLSIGVPETLESLFAFPFHAWASELPTLNQDNEWYGRLQRVGNYDDDFRKEVERLQFDLQGAWRISHANAEFKLCPSYPRLLLVPACISDDTLQNVASFRSSRRIPAVVWRHERTGAVIARCSQPEVGWLGWRNSKDEQLLKALSDACAFDRGTQDSRTRLNSTASSESSPPSPEGSHEEVEMEEPKKILIVDARSYASAVTNRARGGGCECPEYYPSAEIQFMSLGNIHVIRKSFHTLRQLCASQPDIPNWLSLLERTAWLQHMSGLLAASMVVCHAIERNGRPVLVHCSDGWDRTPQIVATAQLCLDPYYRTIEGFRVLVEREWLSFGHKFSDRLGHGPGSDETNERCPVFLQWLDCVHQIHRQFPCSFEFDMGYLIKLAQHSHSCLFGTFLCNTVKERLENTVPDRTFSVWPFLSGPMYKNHLYVPNRERVLWPAHSVRDLRLWTEVYLGSWGGNQGSADYPANGDTLAGQELNGSMTKTRSYGDLMTGVNAGGLTRRSSDPNMTVDSSILAGSLSLSQENSIDSNMSSDREVSPDLIDHNTSSLAMIQHTTQKLQSLTQELNQSDEELENNIKNTKRGPTPMATATDSSTTVSSLFINGNSDSYNFKPIVPEQPTVAIAPQSSTPPPQHRHLMNDIDENTSRIVKIESYLEATDVVDGQRVGLRIAKPIPATDVNGLGSADMMESVDLSGKSPSPPPPTVVPISPQHATAGGNLWHGSVETSTDTLVPLDQYSSPKRIIQLSESSGEDDGPSRIVKDVKEDDGDDEDEEDGGYNRENSISLDLASNGRHDEIHEDLAAGRSGFATSTTLNTTQTGDSNGCDLFSDSMDKDRKKYNQGSEINQTPIPKDQTDSGRVRNVVADLHRVPAQSVSLVNGSVANYSKLRSSNPMDESIIMQPQFQHLEINGKSSTSENSIQHQSQISHQHQSQQQHTSSHYQPQNQRRRRNSSNSKNDMSPNKPTNGSISPSATNSRFSTPGARSLPLTPPSVPFSIQTPPAAALSCPDGLAHALSEQNLRLQQIVYENRLREEALQRELYATRLALLEKTCHHCSNQQYGNDDPASLVDSMNENASNCSWEAVDERSAPSSGANSSQQITGSVLWVPDHAVSRCTTCQTEFWLGRRKHHCRSCGQIFCADCSEYWAPLSDGKTVRLCEPCYQTVCGKMTNSHQPSTSGSVIVNNTTTNNYNSNSMNGSVLVATKQHNASSSSCVNQLSSSSNHATHVLMTTVSTAPVSGVPKNLEHCKHIVTAVTSTSCGVSANSGSDREACKATTATN
- the LOC134220025 gene encoding myotubularin-related protein 3 isoform X8, whose translation is MVLHNIISSILFGGLEITKYLGLNTVVLKNMEGSGDGSPQSSMCMVKAAELFPKPVLEKEEEKLTVRFNELPGESVKYLGQTDDGILALSNYRLFLLKNTTGAETSVPLGLIESTQIRDLFHLTANCKDASTVKCSFSTSEQCSEWQRRISLSIGVPETLESLFAFPFHAWASELPTLNQDNEWYGRLQRVGNYDDDFRKEVERLQFDLQGAWRISHANAEFKLCPSYPRLLLVPACISDDTLQNVASFRSSRRIPAVVWRHERTGAVIARCSQPEVGWLGWRNSKDEQLLKALSDACAFDRGTQDSRTRLNSTASSESSPPSPEGSHEEVEMEEPKKILIVDARSYASAVTNRARGGGCECPEYYPSAEIQFMSLGNIHVIRKSFHTLRQLCASQPDIPNWLSLLERTAWLQHMSGLLAASMVVCHAIERNGRPVLVHCSDGWDRTPQIVATAQLCLDPYYRTIEGFRVLVEREWLSFGHKFSDRLGHGPGSDETNERCPVFLQWLDCVHQIHRQFPCSFEFDMGYLIKLAQHSHSCLFGTFLCNTVKERLENTVPDRTFSVWPFLSGPMYKNHLYVPNRERVLWPAHSVRDLRLWTEVYLGSWGGNQGSADYPANGDTLAGQELNGSMTKTRSYGDLMTGVNAGGLTRRSSDPNMTVDSSILAGSLSLSQENSIDSNMSSDREVSPDLIDHNTSSLAMIQHTTQKLQSLTQELNQSDEELENNIKNTKRGPTPMATATDSSTTVSSLFINGNSDSYNFKPIVPEQPTVAIAPQSSTPPPQHRHLMNDIDENTSRIVKIESYLEATDVVDGQRVGLRIAKPIPATDVNGLGSADMMESVDLSGKSPSPPPPTVVPISPQHATAGGNLWHGSVETSTDTLVPLDQYSSPKRIIQLSESSGEDDGPSRIVKDVKEDDGDDEDEEDGGYNRENSISLDLASNGRHDEIHEDLAAGRSGFATSTTLNTTQTGDSNGCDLFSDSMDKDRKKYNQGSEINQTPIPKDQTDSGRVRNVVADLHRVPAQSVSLVNGSVANYSKLRSSNPMDESIIMQPQFQHLEINGKSSTSENSIQHQSQISHQHQSQQQHTSSHYQPQNQRRRRNSSNSKNDMSPNKPTNGSISPSATNSRFSTPGARSLPLTPPSVPFSIQTPPAAALSCPDGLAHALSEQNLRLQQIVYENRLREEALQRELYATRLALLEKTCHHCSNQQYGNDDPVNDNCTSCYNVRIDPNVITQMVEYSIDEEKVNKVGISELDDAYDSYSNTEPNLTITMLMMTSATEDRDLLHFDYQNDEIDLVDRGEKGILGRFDE